One region of Chryseobacterium sp. SORGH_AS_0447 genomic DNA includes:
- a CDS encoding FKBP-type peptidyl-prolyl cis-trans isomerase, whose protein sequence is MKKTLITLVLLTGVNLAFAQKSYTDEQKASYYIGLDIAQNMKRQGFPADAELLAQGIKDALADKPTLFPKEEMGTFLQGFMQKQNEKKQAEAKVKAEENKKKGADFLAKNKLNKNIKTTASGLQYEVLKEGDGKTKPTASSTANVLYTGKLMDGTVFDSTDKNGGKPIELNLSGVIPGWTEGMQLMSKGAKYRFYIPANLAYGDNGAGNVIPPGATLIFDIELVDFK, encoded by the coding sequence ATGAAAAAAACCTTAATTACCTTGGTTCTTCTTACAGGAGTAAACCTTGCATTTGCCCAGAAATCGTACACCGACGAACAGAAAGCTTCTTATTATATCGGTCTTGATATTGCCCAGAATATGAAAAGACAGGGCTTCCCGGCAGATGCCGAACTGCTGGCGCAGGGAATCAAAGATGCATTAGCGGATAAGCCTACGCTTTTCCCGAAAGAAGAGATGGGAACCTTCCTGCAGGGCTTTATGCAGAAGCAGAATGAGAAAAAACAGGCGGAAGCAAAAGTAAAAGCTGAGGAAAATAAGAAGAAAGGAGCTGATTTTCTTGCCAAAAACAAACTGAACAAAAACATAAAAACTACAGCAAGCGGCCTGCAGTATGAAGTTTTAAAGGAAGGTGACGGAAAAACAAAACCTACCGCCTCAAGTACAGCAAATGTATTGTACACCGGAAAATTAATGGACGGAACCGTATTCGACTCTACTGATAAAAACGGAGGAAAGCCGATTGAACTGAATCTTTCAGGAGTAATTCCGGGATGGACAGAAGGGATGCAGCTGATGAGCAAAGGGGCAAAATACAGATTCTATATTCCTGCAAACCTGGCTTACGGAGACAATGGTGCCGGAAACGTGATCCCTCCGGGAGCGACTCTTATTTTTGATATCGAACTGGTGGATTTTAAATAA
- a CDS encoding DUF4153 domain-containing protein has protein sequence MKTHHYIFLTTILFVILFYDQNVGLNLGIIGLVYAFLTFFRTPKRNKTKTFIFLFATSILSSFAFAWYGDFPSFLAVAGSLLLLSYRSRNRRMKILLLIPVFVINFFTSLFRILNFDKWLPKRNVPGLWQKTLAFVLIPLILVSVFFGIYAAGSDHFASLFTDVELDLNFWQLIAMIVLGFFIAFNYWNFAVERFIYKNNRMLENDFKQRVIQKPTYSFLDLDAERMSGVVSLFALNVLLIFFIITYNYEQFYEAVKTPVRLSEETHERVNAVILSIVMSILVIMFYFKSNFNFDPKAGFMKILAGIWMVLNAVLVISAMVKNSEYIINYGCTYKRLGVYAFLILSLIGLVLTMVKIQFRKRNAFLFNTMAWYVYGAVLICSYINWGGIITEENRKRKDFDLNYHRTQINFNEKQLLKYAEEKNDHRLKSEILNSEQVKLQQNEKFLSKVLYYQTLP, from the coding sequence CCCCTAAAAGGAATAAAACCAAAACCTTTATCTTCCTTTTTGCAACGAGCATTCTTTCCAGTTTTGCCTTTGCCTGGTATGGCGATTTTCCATCCTTTCTGGCAGTGGCAGGCTCTCTTCTTCTGCTGAGCTATCGGTCTAGGAACCGAAGGATGAAGATCCTATTGCTGATTCCGGTTTTCGTTATCAACTTCTTTACTTCACTTTTCCGGATTTTAAATTTTGATAAATGGCTTCCGAAAAGAAATGTTCCCGGATTATGGCAGAAGACCCTCGCTTTCGTACTGATCCCACTCATTTTGGTTTCTGTATTTTTCGGCATTTACGCAGCGGGAAGTGATCATTTTGCCAGTCTTTTTACAGATGTGGAACTGGATCTTAATTTTTGGCAACTCATAGCCATGATCGTTTTGGGATTTTTCATTGCGTTCAATTACTGGAACTTTGCGGTGGAGAGATTTATTTACAAAAACAACCGGATGCTGGAGAACGATTTTAAACAAAGGGTTATTCAGAAGCCGACATATTCCTTTCTCGATCTTGATGCTGAAAGGATGAGCGGTGTTGTATCCTTATTCGCGTTAAATGTCCTGTTGATATTTTTCATCATTACTTATAATTACGAACAGTTTTATGAGGCGGTCAAGACCCCTGTACGGCTTTCGGAAGAAACCCATGAACGGGTAAATGCGGTTATCCTGTCTATCGTGATGTCAATTCTGGTCATTATGTTTTATTTTAAATCCAATTTTAATTTTGATCCGAAAGCAGGTTTCATGAAAATATTGGCCGGGATCTGGATGGTTCTGAATGCCGTTCTCGTTATTTCCGCAATGGTAAAAAACTCGGAATACATCATTAATTATGGATGCACGTACAAAAGGCTCGGCGTTTATGCGTTCCTGATTCTTTCCTTAATCGGTCTTGTTCTTACAATGGTTAAAATACAATTCAGAAAAAGAAATGCCTTTCTTTTCAACACAATGGCCTGGTATGTTTACGGTGCTGTCCTGATCTGCAGCTATATCAACTGGGGCGGGATCATTACCGAAGAAAACAGGAAGCGTAAGGATTTTGACTTAAATTACCATCGTACGCAGATAAATTTTAATGAAAAGCAATTGCTGAAATATGCGGAAGAAAAGAATGATCACCGGTTGAAATCAGAAATTTTAAATTCGGAACAGGTGAAATTACAGCAAAACGAAAAGTTCCTTTCTAAAGTCTTATATTATCAGACTCTACCATAA